A genomic segment from Coccinella septempunctata chromosome 3, icCocSept1.1, whole genome shotgun sequence encodes:
- the LOC123310275 gene encoding uncharacterized protein LOC123310275 has translation MGIPLNDTNIYTLQFADDQIIVARDKEDLEYMTRKLKETYEYWGLEMNLEKTKYLCIGDEKSVLDIGGAEGIQPCEEYKYLGVRFDTSGTDDNEIRSRVTEARKVIGCLNGILWSKNITRSRKFNIYNTMIKTNEHMGPRHGD, from the coding sequence ATGGGTATACCCCTGAATGATACAAACATTTACACCTTACAGTTTGCGGATGATCAGATAATAGTCGCAAGAGACAAAGAAGATCTGGAATACATGACACGCAAACTGAAAGAAACATATGAATATTGGGGATTAGAAATGAACCTGGAAAAAACTAAATACCTTTGTATAGGAGACGAAAAGAGTGTACTAGATATTGGAGGTGCAGAAGGCATACAACCTTGCGAGGAGTACAAGTATTTGGGAGTGAGGTTCGACACAAGCGGCACAGATGACAATGAGATAAGATCTAGAGTAACAGAGGCAAGAAAAGTGATTGGCTGTTTGAATGGAATATTGTGGAGCAAAAACATAACTAGATCACGAAAGTTCAACATCTACAATACAATGATCAAAACCAATGAACATATGGGTCCGAGACATGGAGACTGA
- the LOC123310274 gene encoding uncharacterized protein LOC123310274 — protein MTTSIKICIAFETSNTKAKKNIFKFKWIQTTGTETYYEIPEDKQNPHDHHELFALPKVKNILKSMKTRGSFRTCVISLTPELKGIYFDAEEDVMFRDEYLQMTYSPAYVKTEFGGELAESRNTTELSSGKTKENKKDFKKIKDNFVLNNFDGKNVSVTL, from the coding sequence ATGACCACATCCATAAAAATTTGCATAGCTTTTGAAACATCAAATACTAAagcgaagaaaaatatattcaagttcAAATGGATTCAGACTACAGGAACGGAAACATATTATGAGATTCCAGAAGACAAACAGAATCCACATGACCATCATGAACTTTTTGCTCTACCGAAGgtgaaaaatatcttgaaatcaatgaaaacaagAGGTTCATTTCGTACGTGTGTTATTTCATTGACTCCGGAATTGAAAGGAATATATTTTGATGCCGAAGAAGATGTGATGTTTAGGGATGAGTATTTACAAATGACTTATTCACCTGCATACGTGAAAACAGAATTTGGAGGAGAACTAGCAGAATCACGAAATACAACAGAACTGTCCTCAGGCAAGACCAAGGAGAATAAAAAGGATTTCAAGAAGATAAAggacaattttgtgctgaataaTTTTGATGGGAAGAATGTTTCCGTGACTTTATGA